A part of Deinococcus terrestris genomic DNA contains:
- a CDS encoding Y-family DNA polymerase translates to MAPGRTPLVACVQLAPWPLVLLARQHPGIPVAVLGEGSRKVVFASAEALEAGVQPGMRETAALSRCPELHAEVVSAPTATAAWAELLEVLYARYSDRVEGREPGLAYLKVSAPAARDLAAALHTPVGLAASLEVAQLAALRASPGEVREVVPGVESAFLKLSRTQHLQGLGLTPGHIERLHFLGVRDLGGLMGWSAAQREAFLGVDVGKRINRFLRGDRTAGVARYVPGKVVEASLRLDSPLHEPGETEVALKDLVPGVLAELRGRTCAYLTVHADTVGGRLSATRKLKWPLDERGLTRVAGLALGETGALSLGIDALTVQLSGLQQPSRMVGLWAGLAELEVTQAVLDRFPEALVRVEWLDPFAYAVDAQYQWVDWVTGAVRTGAMTPRQTWMPPVRKREQAVNQVLAFFEGRDP, encoded by the coding sequence ATGGCTCCTGGACGCACGCCCCTGGTGGCCTGTGTCCAACTCGCGCCCTGGCCGCTGGTGCTGCTCGCCCGGCAGCATCCCGGCATCCCCGTGGCCGTCCTTGGGGAGGGGAGCCGCAAGGTCGTGTTCGCGTCCGCTGAGGCCCTTGAAGCAGGGGTCCAACCCGGCATGCGGGAGACAGCGGCGCTCTCCCGCTGCCCGGAGTTGCACGCCGAAGTGGTCAGCGCACCGACGGCCACAGCAGCATGGGCCGAGCTGCTGGAAGTCCTCTACGCCCGCTACAGCGACCGGGTGGAAGGCCGGGAGCCGGGCCTGGCGTACCTGAAGGTGAGTGCTCCGGCCGCCCGTGATCTGGCCGCCGCGCTGCACACCCCGGTGGGCCTGGCCGCCAGTCTGGAAGTCGCGCAGCTTGCCGCGCTGAGAGCCAGTCCGGGGGAAGTGCGGGAGGTTGTACCGGGCGTGGAGTCCGCCTTCCTGAAGCTGTCCCGCACCCAGCACCTCCAGGGGTTGGGCCTCACGCCCGGCCACATCGAGCGCCTGCACTTCCTGGGGGTGCGGGATCTGGGGGGGCTGATGGGCTGGAGTGCCGCGCAGCGAGAAGCCTTCCTCGGCGTGGACGTGGGCAAGAGGATCAACCGCTTCCTGCGGGGCGACCGGACCGCCGGAGTCGCCCGGTACGTCCCTGGCAAGGTCGTCGAGGCGAGCCTGCGTCTGGATAGCCCCCTGCATGAGCCGGGGGAGACCGAGGTCGCCCTGAAGGACCTTGTGCCCGGAGTGCTGGCCGAATTGCGCGGGCGGACCTGCGCGTACCTCACCGTTCATGCGGACACGGTGGGGGGAAGGCTTTCCGCGACACGAAAGCTGAAGTGGCCGCTGGACGAGCGCGGCTTGACCCGCGTGGCCGGACTGGCTCTGGGCGAGACGGGCGCCCTCTCCCTCGGAATCGACGCCCTGACCGTGCAGCTCTCCGGCCTCCAGCAGCCCTCCCGCATGGTGGGCCTGTGGGCGGGTCTGGCGGAACTGGAGGTGACTCAGGCGGTTCTCGACCGCTTTCCGGAGGCCCTGGTGCGCGTGGAGTGGCTCGACCCCTTCGCCTACGCCGTGGACGCGCAGTACCAGTGGGTGGACTGGGTCACTGGAGCGGTGCGGACGGGAGCCATGACGCCCCGGCAGACCTGGATGCCCCCGGTCAGGAAGCGCGAGCAGGCCGTGAATCAGGTGCTCGCGTTCTTTGAGGGGCGTGACCCGTGA
- a CDS encoding peptide-N-glycosidase F-related protein, with amino-acid sequence MNLSGKNVVVVSKDARAPESAAIWQGDLRQLQGSPADVTYLLLPGGATDAEIQARAQELRTAAAGLSGVNVVVASAPPGPDSALGKVLDQWGTDLRDVKATWNGGSVQAIAVGDSGIGKSFQGSVQLDAVLYGNDACGDKAPVNDISGKAAVILRGTCGFTDKVKAATKRGAAAVLLVNNDSPIGVIRGDCNDTCKTAILAMLPKAEGTQLVGALQGGQAARVTLTNLRVAPGVLRISPDGSATDTGPIPYVFNSLLEADGEKPVDPFASVRKEGEYLSWETALKTRLQSEEKSGKVTVTPVFRGEVAKDPGWRKEMIYADVTLPTNFAQFDTLELDRALTCTTDRKSGCPPWDYETNLYICDPLDLTKCTQEIARDITPYWNSGRWVTDVSPLLAVLREKAVNGKVRLAYWSVQPYKVTMNLRFQNRGNSLIPVWAVPLKFGGAMGDGAYNTRQAPVTFEQPAWAKKVEFSTLATGHGFNDSKSCAEFCNTVHHVTVSGRDFILSNPVAETVFGCFEQVKDGVVPNQAGTWVYGRNNWCPGQGVKLWNADLSAAVTGVGPHTLTYKALVDGVDHVSVLEAGATRDASIHMTSWLVYYAERGAALPEKPSVKQ; translated from the coding sequence GTGAATCTCAGCGGCAAGAACGTGGTGGTCGTGAGTAAAGATGCCCGTGCCCCCGAGAGCGCCGCCATCTGGCAAGGCGACCTCCGGCAGTTGCAAGGCAGTCCTGCGGACGTCACGTATCTGCTCCTCCCCGGTGGGGCGACCGACGCCGAGATCCAGGCCCGTGCCCAGGAACTCCGCACGGCGGCTGCGGGCCTGAGTGGCGTGAATGTGGTGGTGGCGAGCGCCCCTCCCGGCCCGGACTCGGCACTGGGCAAGGTGCTGGACCAGTGGGGGACCGACTTGCGCGACGTGAAGGCTACCTGGAACGGCGGCAGCGTCCAGGCCATTGCCGTGGGTGACTCGGGCATCGGCAAGAGCTTCCAGGGCAGCGTTCAGCTTGACGCCGTGCTGTACGGCAACGACGCCTGCGGCGACAAGGCTCCCGTCAATGACATCAGCGGCAAGGCGGCGGTGATTCTGCGCGGCACCTGCGGCTTTACCGATAAGGTCAAGGCCGCCACCAAGCGCGGCGCGGCGGCCGTGCTGCTGGTCAACAACGACAGTCCCATCGGGGTGATTCGCGGCGACTGCAACGACACCTGTAAGACGGCCATTCTCGCCATGCTGCCCAAAGCCGAGGGGACGCAGCTTGTCGGGGCGCTCCAGGGAGGCCAGGCCGCCCGGGTCACACTCACCAACCTGCGCGTCGCTCCGGGCGTGCTGCGAATCTCCCCTGACGGCAGTGCCACGGACACCGGCCCGATTCCCTACGTGTTCAACTCCCTGCTGGAGGCGGACGGGGAAAAGCCGGTGGACCCCTTCGCGTCGGTCCGCAAAGAAGGCGAGTACCTCAGTTGGGAAACTGCCCTGAAAACCCGCCTGCAAAGCGAGGAAAAGAGCGGTAAGGTCACGGTCACCCCGGTCTTCAGGGGGGAGGTTGCCAAAGATCCGGGCTGGCGCAAGGAGATGATCTACGCCGACGTGACCCTCCCGACCAACTTCGCGCAGTTCGACACGCTGGAGCTGGACCGCGCCCTGACCTGCACCACGGACCGCAAGTCGGGGTGCCCGCCCTGGGATTACGAGACCAATCTCTACATCTGCGACCCCCTCGACCTGACCAAGTGCACCCAGGAAATCGCCCGCGACATCACGCCCTACTGGAACAGCGGTCGCTGGGTCACCGACGTGAGCCCGCTCCTGGCCGTCCTGCGTGAAAAGGCCGTCAACGGCAAAGTGCGTCTGGCCTACTGGTCGGTTCAGCCCTACAAAGTGACCATGAACCTGCGCTTCCAGAACAGGGGCAACAGCCTGATTCCGGTCTGGGCGGTGCCCCTCAAGTTCGGCGGCGCGATGGGGGACGGGGCCTACAACACCCGTCAGGCCCCGGTGACCTTCGAGCAGCCCGCCTGGGCGAAAAAGGTGGAGTTCTCGACGCTGGCGACCGGGCACGGGTTCAATGACAGCAAGAGTTGCGCCGAGTTTTGCAACACGGTCCACCATGTCACGGTTAGTGGCCGCGACTTCATACTGAGCAACCCGGTGGCGGAGACGGTCTTTGGGTGCTTCGAGCAAGTCAAAGATGGTGTGGTGCCCAACCAGGCGGGCACCTGGGTGTACGGCCGCAACAACTGGTGCCCCGGCCAGGGGGTGAAGCTCTGGAATGCCGATCTCAGCGCGGCCGTCACCGGCGTGGGTCCCCATACCTTGACCTACAAGGCGCTGGTGGACGGCGTGGATCACGTGTCTGTGCTGGAAGCAGGGGCCACGCGGGACGCCAGCATCCACATGACCAGTTGGCTGGTCTATTACGCCGAGCGCGGCGCGGCCCTGCCCGAGAAGCCCAGCGTGAAGCAGTGA
- a CDS encoding DUF6504 family protein yields the protein MRAVQQEVTVRQVEEGRPLDVYWKGRAHRVQVILDEWRYGGRWWLDEVPRTCFLVQAGPLTAELHHEDSPGGRWWLARMQD from the coding sequence GTGAGGGCGGTGCAGCAGGAGGTCACGGTTCGGCAGGTGGAAGAGGGGAGGCCCCTGGACGTGTACTGGAAGGGCCGCGCCCACCGGGTGCAGGTCATCCTCGACGAGTGGCGGTACGGGGGGCGGTGGTGGCTGGATGAAGTCCCCAGGACGTGCTTCCTGGTGCAGGCCGGGCCACTGACGGCGGAGTTGCACCACGAGGACAGCCCCGGAGGGCGCTGGTGGCTAGCGAGGATGCAGGACTGA
- the lexA gene encoding transcriptional repressor LexA: MPPRLTALRHTLLRTLTRLTREQGAPPSAAELASACGLTPATISFHLKALRGLGFIEKQGTYGRLYLTEKARLLVGEGIPIYGQIAAGPPVLADQAPDHRTPSLDVLLGVRDGDFLLEVRGDSMTGIGVMDGDYVLVRPAVEVLDGEVAVVLIPGENAATLKRLYRFGDEVVLMSENPEHPRMAFPAGDVQVQGRMVARLGMGVPRTTQGRG; encoded by the coding sequence ATGCCGCCCCGTCTGACCGCGCTCCGCCATACCCTGCTGCGCACCCTCACCCGCCTCACCCGTGAGCAGGGCGCCCCACCGAGCGCCGCCGAACTGGCCAGCGCCTGCGGCCTGACCCCCGCGACCATCTCCTTCCACCTCAAAGCCCTGCGGGGTCTGGGGTTCATCGAAAAACAGGGCACCTACGGGCGGCTCTACCTCACCGAGAAAGCCCGCTTGCTGGTGGGCGAGGGCATTCCCATCTACGGGCAGATCGCTGCTGGCCCGCCCGTGCTCGCGGATCAAGCGCCCGATCACCGCACGCCCAGCCTGGATGTCCTCCTGGGCGTGCGGGACGGCGACTTCCTGCTGGAGGTACGGGGCGACTCCATGACCGGGATCGGCGTGATGGACGGGGATTACGTGCTGGTCCGCCCAGCCGTGGAAGTGTTGGACGGGGAAGTGGCGGTGGTCCTGATTCCTGGCGAGAATGCGGCGACCTTAAAGCGCCTCTACCGCTTCGGCGATGAAGTGGTGCTGATGAGTGAGAACCCGGAGCATCCGCGCATGGCGTTCCCCGCAGGAGACGTGCAGGTGCAGGGCCGGATGGTGGCGAGGCTCGGCATGGGGGTGCCGCGCACCACGCAGGGGAGGGGCTGA